One Glycine max cultivar Williams 82 chromosome 4, Glycine_max_v4.0, whole genome shotgun sequence DNA segment encodes these proteins:
- the LOC100820536 gene encoding lysophospholipid acyltransferase LPEAT1 isoform X1: MESELKDLNSKPPNGNGNSVRDDRPLLKPEPPVSADSIADMEKKFAAYVRRDVYGTMGRGELPTKEKLLLGFALVTLLPIRVVLAVTILLFYYLICRVCTLFSAPTGEEEQEDYAHMSGWRRTIIVSCGRALSRLMLFIFGFYWIPESNSASQEDKSRQPEELRRPGVIISNHVSYLDILYHMSSSFPSFVAKRSVAKLPLVGLISKCLGCVYVQRESRSSDFKGVSAVVTDRIREAHQNESAPLMMLFPEGTTTNGEFLLPFKTGGFLAKAPVLPVILQYHYQRFSPAWDSISGVRHVIFLLCQFVNYMEVIRLPVYHPSQQEMDDPKLYANNVRRLMATEGNLILSDIGLAEKRIYHAALNGNNSLPSVLHQKDE; the protein is encoded by the exons ATGGAGTCCGAACTCAAAGACCTCAATTCGAAGCCGCCGAACGGCAACGGCAACAGCGTTCGCGATGACCGTCCTCTGCTGAAGCCGGAGCCTCCGGTCTCCGCCGACAGCATCGCCGATATGGAGAAGAAGTTCGCCGCTTACGTCCGCCGCGACGTGTACGGCACCATGGGACGCGGCGAGTTGCCGACCAAGGAGAAGCTCTTGCTCGGTTTCGCGTTGGTCACTCTTCTCCCCATTCGAGTCGTTCTCGCCGTCACCATATTGCTCTTTTATTACTTAATTTGTAGGGTTTGCACTCTCTTCTCTGCGCCCACTGGCGAAGAGGAACAGGAAGATTACGCTCACATGAGTGGGTGGAGGAGAACCATTATTGTTTCGTGTGGACGCGCCCTCTCCAGACTCATGCTTTTCATTTTCGGCTTTTATTGGATCCCCGAATCGAACTCTGCCTCTCAG GAAGACAAGAGTCGGCAGCCCGAAGAGTTGAGGAGACCTGGCGTAATAATTTCTAATCATGTGTCGTACTTGGATATTTTGTATCACATGTCTTCCTCATTCCCTAGTTTTGTTGCTAAG AGATCAGTGGCTAAACTTCCGCTAGTCGGTCTCATCAG CAAGTGCCTTGGTTGTGTCTATGTTCAGCGGGAATCAAGGTCATCAGACTTCAAGGGTGTTTCAG CTGTTGTCACTGACAGAATTCGAGAAGCTCATCAGAATGAGTCTGCTCCATTAATGATGTTATTTCCAG AAGGTACAACCACAAATGGAGAGTTCCTCCTTCCATTCAAGACTGGTGGTTTTTTGGCAAAGGCACCGGTACTTCCTGTGATATTACAATATCATTACCAGAGATTTAGCCCTGCCTGGGATTCCATATCTGGA GTGCGCCATGTGATATTTCTCCTGTGTCAGTTTGTGAATTATATGGAGGTGATCCGATTACCTGTTTACCATCCTTCACAGCAGGAGATGGATGATCCCAAACTATACGCTAATAATGTTAGAAGGTTGATGGCTACTGAG GGTAATTTGATACTTTCTGATATTGGGCTAGCTGAAAAACGAATATATCACGCTGCTCTTAATGGTAATAATAGCCTGCCTAGTGTTTTGCATCAGAAAGACGAATGA
- the LOC100820536 gene encoding lysophospholipid acyltransferase LPEAT1 isoform X2 produces the protein MESELKDLNSKPPNGNGNSVRDDRPLLKPEPPVSADSIADMEKKFAAYVRRDVYGTMGRGELPTKEKLLLGFALVTLLPIRVVLAVTILLFYYLICRVCTLFSAPTGEEEQEDYAHMSGWRRTIIVSCGRALSRLMLFIFGFYWIPESNSASQEDKSRQPEELRRPGVIISNHVSYLDILYHMSSSFPSFVAKRSVAKLPLVGLISKCLGCVYVQRESRSSDFKGVSAVVTDRIREAHQNESAPLMMLFPEGTTTNGEFLLPFKTGGFLAKAPVLPVILQYHYQRFSPAWDSISGVRHVIFLLCQFVNYMEVIRLPVYHPSQQEMDDPKLYANNVRRLMATEGNLILSDIGLAEKRIYHAALNGLFSQC, from the exons ATGGAGTCCGAACTCAAAGACCTCAATTCGAAGCCGCCGAACGGCAACGGCAACAGCGTTCGCGATGACCGTCCTCTGCTGAAGCCGGAGCCTCCGGTCTCCGCCGACAGCATCGCCGATATGGAGAAGAAGTTCGCCGCTTACGTCCGCCGCGACGTGTACGGCACCATGGGACGCGGCGAGTTGCCGACCAAGGAGAAGCTCTTGCTCGGTTTCGCGTTGGTCACTCTTCTCCCCATTCGAGTCGTTCTCGCCGTCACCATATTGCTCTTTTATTACTTAATTTGTAGGGTTTGCACTCTCTTCTCTGCGCCCACTGGCGAAGAGGAACAGGAAGATTACGCTCACATGAGTGGGTGGAGGAGAACCATTATTGTTTCGTGTGGACGCGCCCTCTCCAGACTCATGCTTTTCATTTTCGGCTTTTATTGGATCCCCGAATCGAACTCTGCCTCTCAG GAAGACAAGAGTCGGCAGCCCGAAGAGTTGAGGAGACCTGGCGTAATAATTTCTAATCATGTGTCGTACTTGGATATTTTGTATCACATGTCTTCCTCATTCCCTAGTTTTGTTGCTAAG AGATCAGTGGCTAAACTTCCGCTAGTCGGTCTCATCAG CAAGTGCCTTGGTTGTGTCTATGTTCAGCGGGAATCAAGGTCATCAGACTTCAAGGGTGTTTCAG CTGTTGTCACTGACAGAATTCGAGAAGCTCATCAGAATGAGTCTGCTCCATTAATGATGTTATTTCCAG AAGGTACAACCACAAATGGAGAGTTCCTCCTTCCATTCAAGACTGGTGGTTTTTTGGCAAAGGCACCGGTACTTCCTGTGATATTACAATATCATTACCAGAGATTTAGCCCTGCCTGGGATTCCATATCTGGA GTGCGCCATGTGATATTTCTCCTGTGTCAGTTTGTGAATTATATGGAGGTGATCCGATTACCTGTTTACCATCCTTCACAGCAGGAGATGGATGATCCCAAACTATACGCTAATAATGTTAGAAGGTTGATGGCTACTGAG GGTAATTTGATACTTTCTGATATTGGGCTAGCTGAAAAACGAATATATCACGCTGCTCTTAATG GTTTGTTTTCCCAATGCTAA